TAATCCTATCGTGGGCAATCAAGTCTTTTGTCACTAGCAATGTGCAGACATTGCcagtcatagcctccagctaccTTTTGGGGCATAATTATAGCACCATGGCCCATAGTCTTTGCTAACACTTCCTGAATCCAAAGTGTGAAGCCACAATACCTTGTGTGTGTCCATTTTCTTAGCTAGAAATGCTGGTCATTGCTAAGCTTTCTCTCCtgctgccattctggacctcaTTTTTTCAGACGGTAACTTTAGCCTGCTTGGGACGATCaaccctttactttcttagctctgtgtatgttgtgaattgtttgtgtgtatgtgtgttttacgCTATTTGATtaccttttaataaaatccttaaaattcatcgTTATTGGATTTCTCTCTATTTGGCTCACTCACCTGGGACAGAATTGGTTAaaagaccccacacacacacaccagcctcttgcatagttctatctagtctccagctaatttcccccaataaaggagACTCCTGTGGTTGGTGTaacataaaaatgtattttgttaATACTGTAAGCAGGATTTTGACTGTCAAAGATGAAGATGCTATGATATTACTAAGAAAAACATATATTATTTTGCGTACTTCTCTTGCCCCTCTCTCtggctggggaaggggaaaatgaatGGATTGAAAGCAGGTACTAGATACTGAATACCCTGGACTTTTAATAATTACCCCATGACCACATTTGCTTTACCATTTAGCAATGAGGTAATAACATTCAGACCAAATAATAAAGTATTAATTGCTTTGGTGATCTAAGAGCTTCCTACCTACTGAAGGAAAAGAAGATAATGGTTGCTGAGCAAAATCCTTCTAACGTTGATATTCCACCTGTCATCAAACTACTACAATTTGTGCCTGTGGGAAAAGATGAATTAGGAAAACAGTTCCAGTGCCCCCAGCTGGTCTACTAGGCTAAGGTTGCGTCCAAGGCACACTTACTTGTAAGGATACCTCACTGAATCTAATGGAATTGATTCTGAATGATTTGGATTGAGATataaaataaaagtttttaaaaatataacttcTACTTGTATCAATATCTTGGGCGGACTCCCTTAAAACTCCTTTCTTCAGTGGACAAGCAGATGCAGTCTGAAGactttatttctttatattctcccctcccatttgcaAGTACATTCTAAGTGGTATATGTACACTCCCTATGTGAGTATATGCATGCATTAAACACAATATAAAGGTAAGACTAGAGTTGGCTGATACGGCTACCAATAAACAGAATTTAAATGATGCAGTCTATGAACTAACAGAAATGTGCTAACTAAAAGCCCTGGCTAAACACAGGAATTTGCATCTCTCTCTAAAAATGGAACAATATGTACTATTGCAGTAAGCTATTTCTTACATCTCTATTTCTCTTGCCCATGAGGTCAGCCAGTTTCCCACAGCATTTTTCTTGATTCCCATCATTACTGAAAATCAGTTTCATATACCACCCCTACATTTTTTTCACTCCAATATATCAGCATTTTTGCCACTGAGTAACTGAAACAAAAAAGAGTTCAACCACCTGATTCTTGAATGCTTCCCTTACAACTTGTAATGGAGGGGGGCAGACTGGGTGGTGAAAAAAATGAGGAACAGCAAGCCCCAAATGATGCAAGCTTGTTTCTGAAAGTACGTTTAACTTTTGCCAGTGCTGGCATCATTGCTTGTGAGAGGATTGTCTAGCGCTGGAGCAAAAGACAACAATTCCTACCAAGAGAAGTAAGTTATTTTATTCCAGCATTTGCCTTCCAGATCATCCTTATCAAGCTAGCCATAGAAATATTTGGTTCACAGAATAATCCATTTAATTAGCCTTgtataaaatacagtttaagctATGTGCTTTGATATTTTTAGgagaatgtgtatgtgtgtgtaaagtgccttcaagtcgcacccacttatggcaaccccttttggggttttcatggcaagagactaacagaggtgggttgccagtgccttcctctgcacagcaaccctggtattccttggtggtctcccatccaaatactaaccagggctgaccctgcttagcttctgagatctgacgagatcaggctagcctgggccatccaggtcagggcatgatatTTTTAGGAGAATGTACTGGACTATATTTAGCACGATAAAAGTACAGGTCACTAAAACATAATACAATAACATGTAAGATTTCAAGAAAAACACTACTGTTTAGATTTTTGCTAGTAATTCATTACTGATTTGCTAAACAAGACATACCGAGTAtctgctgaaatattttccaagtATGATGGTAGCTGTCTAAAGAAGTGTGTAATTTATTCCATCAGTGTAGCACAGCCTGCCTTTATCTTCTTCTCTATACCTGCCCTCCCATGTTTCCAAACATTGCATGCGGTGTAGTCAGTAACATTTCAAAAGCAATGTAAAGTGTGACATAGAACTGTGTGTGACCTATGGTGCTCCTGCTAATCCTCTGACTTACTGTTTGAACTGAGAAGGATCATCGTAGAGATGTATCTAAATAACTTATGGGTGTCAGGGATGCTGATTCAGCAGATTTGACATCTGAAAAGTTTTCTCTAGTCTTTATTGCCAAGAGAACTGTACACAACTTTAATCCTCTCAAGTTACACACAGATAAGTGTAACCAAAACATAATCACCACCTCCACACCATGCACTCTATGGGTAATTTTGTTAGAGAAGAGACCCTTTGGTAGGTCTCTTCTCCACACCATGCACTCTATGGGTAATTTTGTTAGAGAAGAGACCCTTTGGTAGGGGTGATTTGGAGCAGAGAAATGTCAGCGGGATAGGGAAGTTTTAGTATTTCCAttaagtcagtggttcccaaagtgggcagtaccaccccctgggggggcggtgggattatctaggggggctctaagaggcaagggggcagcagggggtgctacaGGTGGGCCTGTGTTGttgaatagggtagggggcgctggggttgagtttgtggaaccaagggggcggtggcccgaaaagtttgggaaccactgcattaagtGCTCCTTTCCCCCTTCACTGAGCTCCATGACTGGGTTCCTTACAGCCATTTACCTTCAAAATCCTTTGTTTGGAACTCTGCAAGGGAACAAGCATCATGTATTGAAGGAGTTAAGGAGTTGGTCCTCTTCTTCAAATTCACCTTTCCCAAAGCAGCaccggtttttgttttttaaagcagcagcCCAAGTTTTGTTACAGGCAGTTGCTTATGTTTCATTTCGCTCGCAAAAGGACTAATAATAGAGTGACCTGCAAAAGCTTTGCTTCTTTGTTTGACAgtcagcatagtatagtggtttgagtgctggactaagacctgggaggcccaggttcaaatctccattctgccatgaagcttgctgggtgactgagGACCagtcactcagcctaatctacctcatagggttgttgttgtgatgataaaatggagaagggaaggatgATGTATGGCACCCTGAACTCCTAAGAAAGGGTGGATAAAAAAgtattaaacaaataataaataagataGACTTTGAACAGGTTTGCATAGGATAGTAccaggaaaagagaaagtgcaTCTTCTTTCAGTATGTCTGTGATCTTGAGCATTGGAGAACTTGTATCCCTATGCTGAGAAGCACGATTTTCCTTCTTTGACTATGTCACTCATCTTGCAGTGGACAAGAATTACACATTTTTCTTTGCACAAGATCTCCCACATGTGGAAAGAGGGTCATGTACTTCTACATCACATGCAAAGCCATTTACTAAGTAAATATTATACTAGTTATAAAATATTTGTTGTGCTTTCAAAATCTAAGCCTAAAGACACTTTTATTAGCTTCCAGCGTTGCAAAGATTTTCTGATTCACTAAAAAGGCATTTTCTTGCTTATTCAGGATCAGTAGGattgtcaactgccaggtagtagcaggagatcttctgctaattcaactgatctccagccgaaagagatcagatcacctggagaaaaatggcaattgaactctatggcactgaagtcccttccctccccaaattctgccctcctcaggctccgccccaaaaatctcctgccggtggtgaagagggacctggcaaccctaaggatcagacccagactaaattggcaatttccaccattttcttcttcccactgcagactctTCTAGGTCGTTCCTCCGGGTCCCCTATCCTTAGGAGCAGCATTACAGGAAGATCAGTAAGCAAtagtgtgtggtggggggaagcgGAAGGctggaaagttctgttccactgatgggAAATTTAGTCTGAATCCTACCCTGAGTGTCTCCATAACACCAATTCCTTAAAAGAAAAGACAGATACTCTATAAAACATTTGTTTATCAGATTCTCTTTTAGACCATGAATGGAAGTATCAACACTACCAGTGAGACAACGCCATTCTCTGGACAGTGCCACAGAGACACCAGAGTTGCTCAAGTGGTATTTCCAATCCTGTACGCCATTCTTTTCCTTGCTGGATTTCTACTTAACAGCTTGGCTGTGCTGGCTTTTTTCAAGATTCCAACCACATCAAGTTTCATTGTGTATCTTTGGAAcatcttgttttcagatttcatcATGACACTTATGCTGCCCTTAAAGATTCTGGCTGATTCCCAACTGGGACTGTGGCAACTTAAAGCCTTCGTTTGCCGTTTTTCAGCAGTGGTGTTTTACAGCACGATGTACATCAGCATAGCGCTCCTTGGGCTCATTTCGTTGGACAGATTTCTCAAGATCGTTCAGCCATTTAGGAAGGTTTGGTTGCGAACTGTCACAGCAGCAAAAATTCTTTCAGGACTTGTATGGTTGTTCTTTTTCGGCCTCGCCTTGCCCAATATGATTTTGTCAAACCGCAAAGCTACACCACTCTCTGTAAAGAAGTGTGCTTTGTTGAAGAGCCATCTAGGACTGAAATGGCATGAAGCTGTTAGCTACATATGCCAAATTGTCTTCTGGACTGTGCTGATCTTAATTCTCCTATTTTATGTTGTTATTGCTAAAAAGATATATAGCTCTTACAGAAAAAC
This window of the Euleptes europaea isolate rEulEur1 chromosome 5, rEulEur1.hap1, whole genome shotgun sequence genome carries:
- the LOC130477444 gene encoding P2Y purinoceptor 13-like, translated to MNGSINTTSETTPFSGQCHRDTRVAQVVFPILYAILFLAGFLLNSLAVLAFFKIPTTSSFIVYLWNILFSDFIMTLMLPLKILADSQLGLWQLKAFVCRFSAVVFYSTMYISIALLGLISLDRFLKIVQPFRKVWLRTVTAAKILSGLVWLFFFGLALPNMILSNRKATPLSVKKCALLKSHLGLKWHEAVSYICQIVFWTVLILILLFYVVIAKKIYSSYRKTQTAECKIKQRAKGKVFIIVAVFFICFAPYHFARVPYTLSQTGKTRDCNIQNQLFIAKESTLWLAATNICMDPLIYILLCRQFVEKAFCVKMRKSKCTSQENPSIALDTGVST